The following DNA comes from Mesorhizobium sp. B2-1-8.
GACCGCGCGCTGCGCGTAGCGGCCGAGATGGAGAACCTGCGCCGCCGCACCGCGCGCGATGTGCATGATGCGCGCACTTATGCGGTGGCGAATTTCGCCCGCGACATGCTGTCGGTGTCGGACAATCTGCGCCGCGCGCTGGATGCCATTCCCGCCGAGGCCAAGGCGTCGGGGGATGCTGGCTTCAAGGCACTGATCGAAGGCGTCGATCTGACCGAGCGTGCCATGCTGTCGGCGCTGGAACGGCATGGGGTCAAGAAACTCGCTCCGGAAGGCGAGAAGTTCGATCCCAATTTCCACCAGGCGATGTTCGAGGTACCCAATCCCGATGTCCCGGCCAACACGGTGGTCCAGGTCGTGCAGCCGGGCTATTCGATCGGCGAGCGGGTGCTGCGCCCGGCCATGGTCGGCGTCGCCAAGGGCGGCCCGAAAATTGCCGCCGACGCGCCGGTCGAGCCAGGGCCGGTCAATGAGCAGGCCGAGAAGGATGCGTGAGGATAGTGAGTAGTGAGTAGTGAATAGGGGCCTGACACTAAGCTGCGGCTTCGTGCTATTCCGCTACTCACTACTCACTACTCACTACTCACTCAGCCCATGAACCCCATCGCCCTTCTCGATTATGCCGGAGTTGCCGTCTTCGCGGCGACGGGGGCGTTGGCGGCTTCGCGCAAACAGCTCGACATTATCGGCTTCCTGTTCCTGGCCAGTGTCACCGGCATCGGCGGCGGCACGCTTCGCGACGTCATCCTCAATCTACCGGTTTTCTGGGTCGCCAACTCCAGCTACGTGCTGATCTGCGCGGCGGTCGCGGTGCTGGTGTTCTTTGCTGCGCACCGTGTCGAGTCCCGCTGGAAATGGCTGCTCTGGCTCGACGCCATCGGACTGGCCGCTTTTTCGGTGATGGGTGCTGCCAAGGGGCTGGCCATTACCGGTTCGCCGGTCGTGTCCGTCATTACCGGCGTGCTCACCGCCACGTCAGGCGGCATCCTGCGCGATCTGCTGGCCGGCGAACCCTCGGTGCTGCTGAGACCGGAAATCTA
Coding sequences within:
- the grpE gene encoding nucleotide exchange factor GrpE — its product is MSDQAKDERAPSEAEAAEANTERTEGGIDGDYEALVRLLKENEELKDRALRVAAEMENLRRRTARDVHDARTYAVANFARDMLSVSDNLRRALDAIPAEAKASGDAGFKALIEGVDLTERAMLSALERHGVKKLAPEGEKFDPNFHQAMFEVPNPDVPANTVVQVVQPGYSIGERVLRPAMVGVAKGGPKIAADAPVEPGPVNEQAEKDA
- a CDS encoding trimeric intracellular cation channel family protein, with product MNPIALLDYAGVAVFAATGALAASRKQLDIIGFLFLASVTGIGGGTLRDVILNLPVFWVANSSYVLICAAVAVLVFFAAHRVESRWKWLLWLDAIGLAAFSVMGAAKGLAITGSPVVSVITGVLTATSGGILRDLLAGEPSVLLRPEIYVTAALAGAAIFTAGDVTGLPPIVSELAGFAAAFAVRGGALRFGWTFPSYKSRPGRRPEDIP